Proteins encoded together in one Staphylococcus aureus window:
- a CDS encoding response regulator yields MSQKVLVVDDEHSIVTLLKYNLETAGYEVVVAFDGDEALEKVESEQPDLIILDVMLPKKDGIDVCKTVRTNKNLVPILMLTAKNDEFDRVLGLELGADDYMTKPFSPREVVARVKAILRRSQFVKEVEEIDDDITIGSIRIRPDYFEVYKHNELLELTPKEFELLLYLIERQGRVITREHMLNTVWNYEFAGDSRIVDVHISHLRDKLEDNPKKPQLIKTVRGLGYKLERPKEQ; encoded by the coding sequence ATGTCGCAAAAAGTGTTGGTAGTAGATGACGAACATTCAATCGTAACATTACTTAAATATAACTTAGAAACAGCTGGTTATGAAGTTGTTGTCGCATTTGATGGTGATGAGGCTTTAGAAAAGGTAGAAAGTGAACAGCCAGATTTAATTATTTTAGATGTTATGCTACCTAAAAAAGATGGCATTGACGTATGTAAGACTGTAAGAACAAATAAAAATTTAGTCCCTATATTAATGTTAACGGCGAAAAATGATGAATTTGATCGGGTATTAGGTTTAGAATTAGGTGCCGATGACTATATGACTAAGCCTTTTTCACCTAGAGAAGTTGTTGCCCGTGTGAAAGCCATTTTAAGACGTTCTCAATTTGTAAAAGAAGTAGAAGAGATTGACGATGATATTACCATCGGATCGATACGTATTAGACCCGATTATTTTGAAGTATATAAGCATAATGAGTTATTGGAGCTAACACCGAAAGAATTTGAACTCTTGCTTTATTTGATAGAAAGACAAGGCAGAGTCATTACGAGAGAGCATATGTTAAATACGGTATGGAATTATGAATTTGCAGGAGACTCAAGAATTGTTGATGTACATATCAGTCATTTAAGAGATAAATTAGAAGATAATCCTAAGAAGCCACAACTTATTAAAACTGTGCGTGGCTTAGGCTATAAATTGGAAAGACCTAAAGAACAATGA
- the pnpS gene encoding two-component system histidine kinase PnpS yields MKFHHRLMLLISSILIISFVTLGIIIHASITYVLSEKHEQALATDARSYIYLVQDNEIDKVKKIVKQQNIDLLITKHDKKVFSSGKLKAIPNSDSYIQKRDVFIFNKKVNGYHVWIKGYNNDITEMHWTLWKYLILTCLVVLICLYFASRSFKRTLIRPIQEVTYATQLLANGYYHIRVPESNVVETKALFVSTNDLARRLQKLNNEQKIQSNRLKTTIENIPSAILMIDRNGKIVVANKAYYEQFNISHNIEQVGYHGYVNTEIEQLILESFKVEKPIYEQLEVAINQVHAKYFDISCVPILTRSQKSLQGILVVMHDITNLKQLENLRREFVANVSHELKTPITSIKGFAETLIDGAKNDAESLDMFLNIILKESNRIESLVTDLLDLSHIEQHTELDTDYMNLSDLTRRIIDNMMTQANQKNISIHTDIEKDVIVKAQESKIAQVITNLLTNAINYSYEDGDINVRVYRDDFRVIFEVQDFGIGIKLEDQQRIFERFYRVDKARSRDSGGTGLGLSITKHIVEAHQGNIEVNSQVGKGSTFKVILKDYKE; encoded by the coding sequence ATGAAGTTTCACCACCGCTTAATGTTATTGATAAGCAGTATATTAATTATCAGTTTTGTTACATTAGGCATTATTATTCACGCTTCCATCACATATGTTTTATCAGAAAAACACGAACAAGCTCTAGCAACAGATGCAAGATCATATATTTATTTAGTCCAAGATAATGAGATTGATAAAGTTAAAAAAATTGTAAAACAGCAAAATATAGATTTATTGATAACTAAGCATGATAAAAAGGTGTTTAGTAGTGGCAAACTGAAAGCTATCCCAAATAGTGATAGCTATATTCAAAAAAGGGACGTTTTTATTTTTAATAAGAAGGTTAACGGTTATCATGTATGGATTAAAGGTTACAATAACGATATTACAGAAATGCATTGGACGTTGTGGAAATATCTTATTTTGACATGTTTAGTTGTACTCATTTGTCTGTATTTTGCAAGCCGTAGTTTTAAGCGTACATTAATCCGTCCCATTCAAGAAGTTACTTATGCAACACAATTGTTGGCAAATGGTTATTATCACATACGTGTACCTGAAAGTAATGTTGTAGAAACTAAAGCGCTTTTTGTGTCTACCAATGATTTAGCACGACGCCTTCAAAAGCTTAATAATGAGCAAAAAATTCAATCCAACCGTTTAAAAACAACGATTGAAAATATTCCAAGTGCTATTTTAATGATAGATCGAAATGGAAAAATCGTTGTTGCAAATAAAGCGTATTATGAACAGTTCAACATCTCGCATAATATTGAACAAGTAGGCTATCACGGCTATGTTAATACTGAAATTGAGCAATTAATTTTAGAAAGTTTTAAAGTTGAAAAACCTATTTATGAACAATTGGAAGTTGCAATAAACCAAGTCCATGCCAAGTACTTTGATATTTCATGCGTTCCGATTTTAACTAGGTCTCAAAAAAGTTTGCAAGGGATTTTAGTTGTGATGCATGATATAACAAATCTGAAACAACTTGAAAATCTAAGACGTGAATTTGTAGCAAATGTTTCACATGAATTAAAAACACCTATTACTTCAATTAAGGGGTTTGCTGAAACGCTTATTGATGGTGCAAAAAATGATGCGGAATCATTAGACATGTTTTTAAACATAATTTTAAAAGAATCAAATCGAATAGAATCTTTAGTAACAGATCTGTTAGATTTATCGCATATTGAGCAACATACAGAGTTAGATACAGACTATATGAATTTATCAGATTTAACGCGGCGTATTATTGATAATATGATGACTCAAGCCAATCAAAAAAATATTTCCATTCATACTGATATTGAAAAAGATGTCATTGTTAAAGCACAAGAAAGTAAAATTGCTCAAGTTATCACGAATTTGTTAACGAATGCAATTAACTATTCTTATGAAGATGGAGATATTAACGTTCGTGTGTATCGAGATGACTTTCGTGTCATTTTCGAAGTACAAGATTTTGGTATAGGTATTAAATTAGAAGACCAACAACGTATTTTTGAAAGATTTTATAGAGTAGATAAAGCACGAAGTAGAGATTCTGGTGGGACAGGTCTTGGATTATCAATTACAAAGCATATAGTAGAGGCCCACCAAGGCAATATTGAAGTGAATAGTCAAGTTGGCAAAGGCTCAACGTTCAAAGTTATTCTAAAAGATTATAAAGAATAA
- a CDS encoding citrate synthase, with protein sequence MAELQRGLEGVIAAETKISSIIESQLTYAGYDIDDLAENAQFEEVIFLLWNYRLLNEEELAHLKGKLNQYMTLNPRVYTHFEEYVTDHVHPMTALRTSLSYIAHFDPDAENESDENRYERAMRIQAKVASLVTAFARVRQDKEPLKPNPDLSYAANFLYMLRGELPTDIEVEAFNKALILHADHELNASAFTARCAVSSLSDMYSGIVAAVGSLKGPLHGGANEQVMTMLSEIGSIENVDAYLDEKFANKDKVMGFGHRVYKDGDPRAKYLREMSRQITKDAGREELFEMSVKMEKRMAEEKGLIPNVDFYSASVYHCMEIPHDLFTPIFAVSRSAGWIAHILEQYKDNRIMRPRAKYIGETNRKYIPLEERK encoded by the coding sequence ATGGCAGAATTACAAAGAGGTTTAGAAGGGGTTATCGCAGCGGAGACTAAAATAAGTTCAATTATTGAAAGTCAATTGACTTATGCCGGCTATGATATTGATGATCTAGCTGAAAATGCGCAATTTGAAGAAGTTATTTTCCTATTATGGAACTATAGATTGCTAAACGAAGAAGAGCTTGCTCATCTAAAAGGGAAATTAAATCAATACATGACATTAAATCCTCGTGTGTATACACATTTTGAGGAGTATGTTACAGATCACGTGCATCCAATGACAGCATTACGTACGTCATTATCATATATTGCACATTTCGATCCTGATGCTGAAAATGAATCAGATGAAAATCGTTATGAAAGAGCAATGCGTATACAGGCTAAAGTAGCATCATTAGTTACAGCGTTTGCTCGAGTAAGACAAGATAAAGAACCACTTAAGCCTAATCCTGACTTAAGTTATGCGGCAAACTTCCTATATATGTTACGTGGGGAATTACCAACAGATATAGAAGTAGAAGCCTTCAATAAAGCACTTATTTTACACGCTGATCATGAGTTGAACGCATCTGCATTTACGGCACGTTGTGCGGTATCATCATTGTCAGATATGTACTCAGGTATTGTAGCAGCCGTAGGTTCTCTGAAAGGGCCATTACATGGTGGTGCAAACGAACAAGTTATGACGATGTTATCTGAGATTGGGTCAATTGAAAATGTTGATGCTTACTTAGATGAAAAATTTGCTAATAAAGATAAAGTAATGGGCTTCGGTCATCGTGTATATAAAGATGGTGATCCTAGAGCGAAATATTTAAGAGAAATGAGCCGTCAAATTACGAAAGACGCTGGTCGTGAAGAATTATTTGAAATGTCAGTGAAAATGGAAAAACGTATGGCAGAAGAAAAAGGATTAATTCCTAATGTTGATTTTTATAGTGCGAGTGTTTATCACTGTATGGAAATACCTCATGACTTATTCACGCCAATCTTTGCTGTAAGTCGTTCTGCAGGATGGATTGCTCATATTTTAGAACAATATAAAGATAATAGAATTATGCGTCCTAGAGCGAAATATATTGGCGAAACGAATCGTAAGTATATCCCGCTTGAAGAAAGAAAATAA
- a CDS encoding amino acid permease: MAEKLQRELSNRHIQLIAIGGAIGTGLFLGAGQTIALTGPSILLTYIIIGFMLFMFMRGLGEIIIQNTEFKSFADVTNTYIGPFAGFVTGWTYWFCWIITGMAEVTAVAKYVSFWFPEIPNWISALFCVLLLMSFNLLSARLFGELEFWFSIIKIATIIGLIVVGFVMILFAFKTQFGHASFTNLYEHGIFAKGASGFFMSFQMALFSFVGIEMIGVTAGETKDPVKTIPKAINSVPIRILIFYVGALAVIMSIIPWQQVDPDNSPFVKLFALIGIPFAAGLINFVVLTAAASSCNSGIFSNSRMLFGLSSQQQAPPNFSKTNKYGVPHVAIFASSALLLVAALLNYIFPDATKVFTYVTTISTVLFLVVWGLIIIAYINYSRKNPDLHKNATYKLLGGKYMGYLIFVFFIFVFGLLFINVDTRRAIYFIPIWFILLAFMYLRYKRIAAKSNK, encoded by the coding sequence ATGGCTGAAAAATTACAAAGGGAACTGAGCAATCGCCACATACAATTAATTGCAATTGGCGGTGCAATTGGTACAGGCTTATTCTTAGGTGCTGGTCAAACGATTGCATTAACCGGCCCTTCAATTCTATTAACATACATCATTATAGGATTTATGTTATTTATGTTTATGCGAGGTTTAGGAGAAATCATTATACAGAATACTGAATTTAAATCTTTCGCAGATGTAACCAATACATATATTGGGCCTTTTGCAGGATTTGTTACCGGATGGACATACTGGTTCTGTTGGATTATTACAGGTATGGCTGAAGTAACGGCTGTGGCAAAATATGTTAGCTTTTGGTTCCCAGAAATTCCAAACTGGATAAGTGCACTATTTTGTGTACTGTTATTAATGTCATTCAACCTACTTAGCGCAAGACTTTTCGGAGAATTAGAATTTTGGTTCTCTATCATTAAAATAGCGACAATTATTGGTTTAATAGTAGTTGGTTTCGTCATGATTCTATTTGCATTTAAAACTCAATTCGGGCATGCCAGTTTCACAAATCTATATGAACACGGCATATTCGCTAAAGGTGCTTCTGGATTCTTTATGTCTTTCCAAATGGCACTATTCTCATTTGTAGGAATTGAAATGATTGGTGTTACAGCTGGGGAAACAAAAGATCCAGTTAAAACAATTCCAAAAGCAATTAACAGTGTACCCATTAGAATTTTAATATTTTACGTTGGGGCGTTAGCGGTTATCATGTCTATTATCCCTTGGCAGCAAGTTGATCCTGATAACAGTCCATTCGTAAAATTATTCGCATTGATCGGAATTCCGTTTGCTGCGGGCTTGATTAATTTTGTAGTATTAACCGCTGCTGCTTCATCATGTAACAGTGGTATATTCTCAAATAGCCGTATGCTTTTCGGTTTATCAAGTCAACAACAAGCACCTCCGAACTTTTCTAAGACGAATAAATATGGCGTTCCACATGTTGCAATCTTTGCTTCATCAGCATTATTACTTGTGGCAGCATTACTAAACTATATTTTCCCAGATGCGACAAAAGTATTTACGTATGTGACTACCATCTCTACAGTGTTATTTTTAGTTGTATGGGGTCTGATTATCATTGCATATATCAATTATAGTCGTAAAAACCCAGATCTACATAAAAATGCTACGTACAAACTATTAGGTGGCAAATATATGGGCTACTTAATATTTGTATTCTTCATTTTTGTGTTCGGGTTATTATTTATTAATGTTGATACAAGACGTGCAATTTATTTTATTCCGATTTGGTTTATACTTTTAGCATTTATGTACTTAAGATATAAACGTATCGCTGCTAAATCAAATAAATAA
- the icd gene encoding NADP-dependent isocitrate dehydrogenase: MTAEKITQGTEGLNVPNEPIIPFIIGDGIGPDIWKAASRVIDAAVEKAYNGEKRIEWKEVLAGQKAFDTTGEWLPQETLDTIKEYLIAVKGPLTTPIGGGIRSLNVALRQELDLFTCLRPVRWFKGVPSPVKRPQDVDMVIFRENTEDIYAGIEFKEGTTEVKKVIDFLQNEMGATNIRFPETSGIGIKPVSKEGTERLVRAAIQYAIDNNRKSVTLVHKGNIMKFTEGSFKQWGYDLALSEFGDQVFTWQQYDEIVENEGRDAANAAQEKAEKEGKIIIKDSIADIFLQQILTRPAEHDVVATMNLNGDYISDALAAQVGGIGIAPGANINYETGHAIFEATHGTAPKYAGLNKVNPSSVILSSVLMLEHLGWQEAADKITDSIEDTIASKVVTYDFARLMDGAEEVSTSAFADELIKNLK; this comes from the coding sequence ATGACTGCAGAAAAAATTACTCAAGGAACTGAAGGATTAAACGTACCTAATGAACCAATTATCCCATTTATTATCGGTGATGGAATTGGACCGGATATTTGGAAGGCAGCAAGCCGAGTTATAGATGCTGCTGTTGAGAAAGCCTATAATGGCGAAAAACGCATTGAATGGAAAGAAGTGCTAGCTGGCCAAAAAGCATTTGATACAACTGGTGAATGGTTACCTCAAGAAACACTTGATACAATTAAAGAATATTTAATTGCTGTTAAAGGACCTTTAACAACACCAATTGGTGGTGGTATTAGATCATTAAATGTGGCTTTACGCCAAGAATTAGATTTATTTACTTGCTTAAGACCGGTACGTTGGTTTAAAGGAGTACCATCACCTGTTAAACGTCCACAAGATGTTGATATGGTTATTTTCCGTGAAAATACTGAAGACATTTATGCTGGTATTGAATTTAAAGAAGGTACAACAGAAGTTAAAAAGGTAATTGACTTCTTACAAAACGAAATGGGTGCGACAAACATTCGATTCCCAGAAACTTCAGGTATTGGTATTAAACCAGTTTCTAAAGAAGGAACTGAGCGATTAGTTAGAGCAGCTATACAATATGCTATCGATAATAACCGTAAATCAGTTACTTTAGTTCATAAAGGTAATATTATGAAATTTACAGAAGGCTCATTTAAGCAGTGGGGTTACGATTTAGCATTATCTGAATTTGGTGATCAAGTATTCACTTGGCAACAATATGACGAAATTGTTGAAAATGAAGGCAGAGATGCTGCTAATGCTGCTCAAGAAAAAGCTGAAAAAGAAGGCAAGATTATCATTAAAGATTCTATTGCTGACATTTTCTTACAACAAATTTTAACTCGTCCAGCTGAGCATGATGTTGTAGCAACTATGAACTTGAATGGTGACTATATTTCAGATGCTTTAGCTGCACAAGTTGGTGGTATTGGTATTGCGCCAGGTGCAAACATTAATTATGAAACAGGTCATGCTATTTTTGAAGCAACACATGGTACAGCTCCAAAATATGCAGGTTTAAATAAAGTGAATCCATCTTCAGTAATTTTAAGTTCTGTATTAATGTTAGAACATTTAGGATGGCAAGAAGCGGCAGATAAGATTACAGATTCAATTGAAGATACAATTGCTTCAAAAGTTGTTACTTATGACTTTGCCCGTTTAATGGATGGTGCTGAAGAAGTTTCTACATCAGCATTTGCAGATGAATTGATTAAAAATTTAAAATAA